A genome region from Triticum aestivum cultivar Chinese Spring chromosome 2B, IWGSC CS RefSeq v2.1, whole genome shotgun sequence includes the following:
- the LOC123044375 gene encoding eukaryotic peptide chain release factor subunit 1-3 encodes MSESQETDRNIEIWKIKKLIKALESARGNGTSMISLIMPPRDQVSRVAKMLGDEYGTASNIKSRVNRQSVLGAITSAQQRLKLYNRVPPNGLVLYTGTIVTDDGKEKKVTIDFEPFKPINVSLYLCDNKFHTEALNELLESDDKFGFIVMDGNGTLFGTLSGNTREVLHKFTVDLPKKHGRGGQSALRFARLRMEKRHNYVRKTAELATQFFINPATSQPNVSGLILAGSADFKTELSQSDMFDQRLQAKILNVVDVSYGGENGFNQAIELSAEILANVKFIQEKKLIGKYFEEISQDTGKYVFGVDDTLKALEMGAVETLIVWENLDINRYSLKHSVSGEVIVKHLNKEQEADQSNFRDSETNAELEVQEKISLLEWFANEYKKFGCALEFVTNKSQEGSQFCRGFGGIGGLLRYQLDMRSFDEVSDDEGLYEDSD; translated from the coding sequence ATGTCTGAGAGCCAGGAAACTGATAGGAACATTGAAATCTGGAAGATTAAAAAGCTGATCAAGGCACTGGAGTCTGCTAGAGGCAATGGTACAAGCATGATCTCCCTTATTATGCCTCCACGCGATCAGGTTTCTCGAGTGGCGAAGATGTTAGGCGACGAGTATGGTACCGCTTCAAACATCAAGAGTAGAGTCAATCGTCAATCAGTTTTGGGTGCCATTACCTCAGCTCAGCAGAGGCTGAAGCTTTACAACAGAGTTCCTCCCAATGGTTTGGTTCTCTACACTGGAACCATTGTTACTGATGATGGAAAAGAAAAGAAGGTTACTATTGATTTTGAGCCATTCAAGCCTATAAATGTCTCACTTTACCTTTGTGATAACAAGTTCCACACTGAGGCTTTAAATGAGCTGTTGGAATCTGATGACAAGTTCGGCTTCATTGTTATGGATGGTAATGGTACACTTTTTGGCACACTAAGTGGAAATACACGTGAGGTGCTTCACAAATTTACTGTTGATCTCCCAAAGAAGCATGGTAGAGGAGGGCAGTCTGCTCTACGTTTTGCTCGTCTTCGGATGGAAAAACGTCATAACTATGTCCGAAAAACTGCTGAGCTTGCTACTCAGTTTTTTATTAACCCAGCTACAAGTCAGCCTAATGTTTCTGGACTAATTCTTGCTGGTTCTGCTGATTTCAAGACAGAGCTGAGCCAGTCTGATATGTTTGACCAGAGACTTCAAGCCAAGATACTTAATGTGGTTGATGTTTCCTATGGTGGTGAGAATGGTTTCAACCAAGCAATTGAGTTGTCAGCTGAGATTCTAGCAAATGTGAAGTTCATACAAGAGAAGAAGTTAATTGGCAAGTACTTTGAAGAGATCAGTCAAGATACTGGGAAATATGTTTTCGGTGTTGATGACACTCTGAAGGCTCTTGAAATGGGTGCTGTTGAGACTCTGATAGTGTGGGAGAATCTTGATATCAACAGATATTCGCTGAAGCACAGTGTCTCTGGGGAGGTCATTGTCAAACATTTGAACAAGGAGCAGGAAGCGGATCAGAGCAATTTCCGTGATAGTGAGACTAATGCCGAGTTGGAGGTTCAGGAAAAGATCTCTTTGTTGGAGTGGTTTGCTAATGAATACAAGAAGTTTGGCTGCGCGCTCGAGTTTGTCACTAACAAGTCGCAAGAGGGATCACAGTTCTGTAGAGGATTTGGTGGTATTGGTGGTCTGCTACGCTATCAGCTAGATATGCGGTCTTTTGACGAGGTTTCAGACGATGAAGGTTTGTATGAAGACTCTGATTAG